The Gemmatimonadaceae bacterium genome contains a region encoding:
- a CDS encoding SDR family oxidoreductase gives MAEDVFRENVVVITGGSAGIGRELACQLAAQGAWLVLAAREASLLEEAALEVRNRGARAVAVPTDVAVEAQCDALIQRAIAEYGRIDTLINNAGISMHARFDELGSVEPLERVMQINYFGSVYCTHYALPHLKRTRGRIVAISSLAGKTGVPTRSAYAASKHAMAGFFDSLRIELADDGVSVTVAYPGFVATDIASRGLGPGGKTLGHRPIDNAAVMSAEECARRIIEAAADRDRDVVMTRRARIGQWMKLVAPGVVDGIATRAIERGR, from the coding sequence ATGGCTGAGGACGTCTTCCGCGAGAACGTAGTCGTCATCACCGGCGGCTCTGCCGGGATTGGCCGGGAGCTCGCGTGTCAGCTCGCGGCGCAGGGCGCATGGCTCGTGTTGGCCGCGCGAGAAGCCTCCCTCCTCGAAGAAGCAGCGCTGGAAGTCCGCAATCGCGGCGCGCGAGCCGTCGCCGTTCCCACAGACGTCGCGGTGGAAGCGCAATGTGACGCATTGATCCAGCGGGCGATTGCGGAGTACGGCCGCATCGACACCCTCATCAACAACGCCGGCATCAGCATGCATGCACGGTTCGATGAGCTCGGAAGCGTCGAGCCACTCGAGCGCGTGATGCAGATCAATTACTTCGGCAGCGTCTACTGCACGCACTACGCGCTCCCGCACCTCAAGCGGACGCGGGGCAGAATCGTCGCGATATCGAGTCTCGCGGGGAAAACCGGCGTTCCAACGCGGAGCGCCTACGCCGCAAGCAAGCACGCAATGGCCGGCTTCTTCGACTCACTGCGCATCGAGCTGGCCGATGACGGTGTGAGCGTTACCGTCGCGTATCCCGGCTTTGTGGCCACCGACATCGCTTCACGCGGGCTTGGACCCGGGGGCAAGACTCTCGGCCATCGCCCGATCGACAACGCGGCTGTCATGTCCGCTGAAGAATGCGCGCGTCGGATAATCGAAGCTGCCGCTGATCGTGATCGTGATGTTGTGATGACGAGACGCGCCCGGATCGGGCAGTGGATGAAGCTCGTTGCACCCGGCGTCGTCGATGGCATCGCGACCCGGGCGATAGAGCGCGGGCGGTAG